One window of bacterium genomic DNA carries:
- a CDS encoding sugar phosphate isomerase/epimerase — MKIGIFTVLMSDKPFEEALDYFKELGLEAVEIGCGGYPGDAHCKPAELLEDDAKRKAFLKAIEKRDLVISALSVHGNPIHPDKEIAKKFLEDQHRTIELAGKLGVERVITFSGCPGDHPGAKYPNWVTCPWPPDFLEILKYQWEEVAIPFWKEEVAFAKKHGVKMICLEMHPGFIVYNPETLLKLREAVGEEIGANFDPSHLFWQGIDPVAAIRQLKGAIYHFHAKDTKVDPINTSINGVLDTKPYTEEIKRSWIFRTVGYGHNYDVWKDIVSNLRLVGYDWVLSIEHEDSLMSVSEGLRKAVDFLKQVVIQEPPPKVWWA; from the coding sequence ATGAAGATAGGCATTTTTACGGTTTTGATGTCCGATAAGCCTTTTGAAGAGGCGCTTGATTACTTCAAGGAACTCGGCTTGGAAGCAGTTGAGATAGGATGTGGAGGATATCCCGGCGATGCTCACTGCAAGCCAGCGGAACTCCTTGAGGACGACGCTAAGAGGAAGGCTTTTCTTAAGGCGATTGAGAAGAGGGATTTGGTCATCTCCGCGCTCTCCGTCCACGGCAACCCCATCCATCCCGACAAGGAGATAGCTAAAAAATTCCTTGAAGACCAGCACAGGACGATTGAGCTCGCGGGAAAGCTCGGCGTGGAGAGAGTGATAACCTTCTCCGGTTGTCCGGGCGACCATCCTGGGGCGAAATATCCCAACTGGGTGACCTGCCCTTGGCCTCCCGATTTCCTGGAAATTCTCAAGTATCAATGGGAGGAAGTTGCTATTCCCTTCTGGAAAGAGGAGGTAGCCTTCGCCAAGAAGCATGGAGTGAAGATGATTTGTCTTGAGATGCATCCCGGCTTCATCGTCTACAATCCCGAGACGCTCCTGAAGCTGAGGGAAGCGGTTGGCGAGGAAATAGGAGCCAACTTTGACCCAAGCCATCTCTTCTGGCAGGGCATTGACCCAGTAGCTGCGATTAGACAGCTCAAGGGAGCCATTTATCACTTCCACGCTAAGGACACGAAAGTAGACCCGATAAATACCTCAATAAACGGTGTTTTGGACACGAAGCCCTACACGGAGGAAATCAAACGCTCTTGGATTTTCCGCACGGTTGGCTACGGACACAATTACGATGTATGGAAGGATATAGTCTCCAATCTGAGGCTTGTCGGCTACGACTGGGTGCTATCAATTGAGCATGAGGACAGCTTGATGTCAGTGAGCGAGGGCTTGAGGAAGGCGGTTGATTTCCTCAAGCAAGTGGTTATACAGGAGCCGCCGCCCAAGGTATGGTGGGCGTAA
- a CDS encoding Gfo/Idh/MocA family oxidoreductase, translating to MGKAHSNAYRQVPFFFPDVPCKPVMRAIVGRTESAVKEAMELYGWESYETSWQKLLERDDIDLIDISTPGDTHAEIAIAAAKAKKHIFCEKPLANTIEEARAMLKAVEEAGVIHMVNFNYRKCPAVALAKQLIEEGRIGQIYHFRGQYLQDWIVDPSFPLVWRLDKKVAGSGALGDLGAHLIDLARYLVGEITEVVGMWETFIKQRPIPTETGALAAVAGKEMGEVTVDDATLFLARFENGALGSFEATRFAPGHKNYNFFEINGSKGSIRWCFENMNELEFFSREDPPHIQGFRKILATDSIHPYMKAWWPAGHIIGYEHTFVHQVYDLMIAIDKGELPTPNFYDGVKCQEVLAAVEKSIQEKRWVKIEEV from the coding sequence ATGGGCAAAGCCCATAGCAACGCCTACAGACAGGTCCCCTTTTTCTTCCCCGATGTCCCCTGCAAGCCCGTTATGAGGGCTATCGTGGGAAGAACGGAATCAGCTGTAAAGGAAGCAATGGAGCTCTACGGCTGGGAAAGCTATGAGACATCCTGGCAGAAGCTCTTGGAGAGGGATGATATAGACCTCATTGATATCAGCACTCCCGGCGATACCCACGCCGAGATAGCAATCGCAGCTGCTAAGGCAAAGAAGCATATCTTTTGCGAAAAACCACTCGCAAACACTATTGAGGAGGCAAGAGCTATGCTCAAGGCGGTTGAGGAAGCGGGAGTAATTCATATGGTCAATTTCAATTATCGCAAGTGCCCTGCTGTGGCGCTCGCTAAGCAACTCATTGAAGAAGGACGCATAGGGCAAATCTATCACTTCCGTGGACAGTATCTACAGGACTGGATAGTTGACCCCTCCTTCCCCCTCGTCTGGCGCTTGGATAAGAAGGTCGCTGGCTCGGGCGCTTTGGGAGACCTCGGCGCCCACCTCATTGACCTCGCCAGATATCTCGTTGGCGAGATAACAGAGGTCGTAGGTATGTGGGAGACTTTCATCAAGCAGAGACCTATTCCCACCGAGACGGGCGCCCTCGCTGCCGTAGCCGGTAAGGAGATGGGAGAGGTAACTGTTGATGACGCCACGCTTTTCCTCGCCCGCTTTGAGAACGGAGCACTCGGCTCCTTTGAAGCCACCCGCTTCGCCCCCGGTCATAAGAACTACAACTTCTTTGAGATAAACGGCTCAAAGGGGTCTATCCGCTGGTGCTTTGAGAATATGAACGAATTGGAATTCTTCTCCCGTGAGGACCCACCTCACATCCAGGGCTTCAGAAAGATTTTAGCCACCGATTCCATACATCCCTATATGAAGGCTTGGTGGCCAGCAGGACACATAATAGGCTACGAGCATACCTTCGTCCATCAGGTATACGACCTAATGATCGCCATTGACAAAGGAGAACTGCCCACTCCTAACTTCTACGATGGAGTTAAATGCCAGGAAGTCCTCGCCGCCGTTGAGAAGTCCATACAAGAGAAAAGATGGGTTAAAATTGAAGAGGTTTAA
- a CDS encoding LptF/LptG family permease, with protein sequence MRLYQRYLMSEMVVPFLGGVGIFAVILVGNLIFILINPLAQRLITLSDLWMLILYKLPSFLTLSIPPAILFASSLAVARLGREGETTAMRMAGLSLRRIFLPFLYAGLFASIFSFFLNEELVPIGNRRAQRILRMVWFGQTTPIPLERVFFQSDKYTFYIDRVEKLGDEVRLYNILVMERQGKRFPNLYTASWGECGRDSNVWNLYDGILHQLDDKGYVRQEVKFDNAELSLERPFQDIWLTHKTPEEMSARELLKEIKTWKKSGVRGVGNMLMEYHCKFAIPFACLILALIAPPFSHRYARKGGSMGGFLIAILLFFIYYNAYLLFRMLGANHLLPPFLAAWAPNIIFGAFGLYLYFKE encoded by the coding sequence TTGCGATTGTATCAGAGATATTTGATGAGCGAAATGGTTGTCCCATTTTTAGGAGGAGTGGGGATTTTCGCTGTTATCTTGGTGGGCAACCTGATTTTCATTCTCATCAATCCCTTAGCTCAAAGGCTTATCACCCTTTCAGATTTATGGATGCTCATCCTCTACAAACTTCCCTCCTTTTTAACTCTCTCAATCCCTCCCGCAATCCTCTTCGCCTCCTCATTAGCAGTGGCGAGATTGGGAAGGGAAGGGGAGACCACCGCTATGAGAATGGCGGGATTGTCTCTCCGAAGAATATTCCTCCCTTTCCTATACGCTGGTCTATTTGCAAGCATTTTCTCCTTTTTTCTAAATGAGGAATTGGTTCCAATAGGTAATAGGAGGGCGCAGAGAATTCTCCGGATGGTCTGGTTCGGTCAAACAACGCCTATCCCCCTTGAGAGGGTGTTCTTTCAAAGTGATAAATACACTTTCTACATAGATAGAGTGGAAAAGTTGGGGGACGAAGTGAGGCTTTATAACATATTAGTGATGGAAAGGCAGGGAAAGCGGTTTCCCAATCTTTATACCGCGTCCTGGGGGGAATGCGGACGAGATAGCAATGTATGGAACCTTTACGATGGCATTCTCCATCAGCTGGATGACAAGGGATATGTAAGGCAGGAGGTGAAGTTTGACAATGCGGAGCTTTCCCTTGAACGACCTTTCCAGGACATCTGGCTAACCCATAAAACGCCTGAGGAGATGAGCGCAAGGGAGCTATTGAAGGAGATAAAGACTTGGAAGAAAAGCGGGGTAAGGGGGGTAGGGAATATGCTGATGGAATATCATTGTAAATTTGCCATTCCTTTTGCTTGCCTGATTTTAGCCTTAATAGCACCTCCATTCTCCCATCGCTATGCAAGGAAGGGAGGAAGTATGGGGGGTTTTTTGATTGCTATTTTGCTCTTTTTCATTTACTATAATGCATACCTGCTTTTCAGGATGTTGGGTGCAAATCATCTTTTGCCTCCATTCTTAGCTGCTTGGGCGCCAAATATCATATTCGGCGCCTTTGGTTTATATCTGTATTTCAAAGAATGA
- a CDS encoding cellulase family glycosylhydrolase has translation MKLKKAGIIFVFLLPVLCFGEEKTYLRRVGADLYLGEKPFRIVAVNKFDLFLRFLSGGEDKQQAVRAIEECAKQGFKVIRFSGVGYYPRDMRHWARENIYWKAFDELVDTAKKNGVYLIPTLNWNIFLFPDMAGECVQDMLNNPDSRSRQYLWLYTYQIVSRYKDEPTILFWELTNEMNLLADLAFMNPYGFSSGNWIELGTSYMRLRRDHFTTDEMIPFIKEWASFIKSLDKNHLIGSGFSIPRPAAQHLRLAKGKGDWTEDSVEEFETYLRDVHPDPVDIISIHFYPRDGNLRFGNKDENSAKVLETIKRVADRIGKPIYIGETGDDYEKNPDSLFLKNVFDEVVKLNIPITLIWNWMSPNDAYDVNPERTPNIVSLMKRANELFEKSK, from the coding sequence ATGAAATTGAAGAAGGCGGGAATCATTTTCGTCTTTCTTCTCCCCGTTCTTTGTTTTGGGGAGGAAAAGACTTATCTCAGGCGAGTGGGAGCCGATTTATATCTTGGGGAGAAACCCTTTCGCATAGTTGCGGTGAACAAATTTGACCTCTTCCTCCGTTTCCTATCCGGTGGCGAGGATAAACAGCAGGCTGTAAGGGCGATTGAGGAATGCGCTAAGCAAGGATTTAAGGTCATTCGCTTCTCAGGGGTTGGTTATTATCCAAGGGATATGCGTCATTGGGCAAGAGAGAACATTTACTGGAAGGCTTTTGATGAGCTGGTTGATACCGCTAAGAAGAATGGTGTCTACCTGATACCGACATTGAATTGGAACATCTTTCTCTTCCCCGATATGGCGGGCGAATGCGTTCAGGATATGCTGAATAATCCCGATTCTCGCTCCCGCCAGTATCTCTGGCTTTACACTTATCAAATCGTCTCACGCTACAAGGATGAGCCGACGATTCTCTTTTGGGAGCTTACGAACGAGATGAACCTTTTAGCCGACCTCGCTTTTATGAATCCCTACGGCTTTTCAAGTGGAAATTGGATTGAGCTTGGCACCTCCTATATGCGTCTAAGGAGGGACCATTTCACAACGGATGAGATGATTCCATTCATCAAGGAATGGGCAAGCTTCATTAAGAGCCTTGATAAGAACCATTTGATTGGGAGCGGTTTCAGCATTCCGAGACCCGCTGCCCAGCATCTTCGTTTGGCAAAGGGAAAGGGGGATTGGACTGAGGATAGCGTAGAGGAGTTCGAGACCTACTTGAGGGATGTCCATCCCGACCCTGTGGATATCATAAGCATTCACTTCTATCCTCGCGATGGCAATCTTCGCTTCGGCAATAAGGACGAGAATTCGGCGAAGGTTTTGGAGACAATAAAGAGGGTAGCGGATAGGATTGGCAAGCCGATTTATATAGGGGAAACGGGAGATGACTACGAGAAGAATCCCGATTCCCTTTTCTTGAAAAATGTTTTTGATGAGGTAGTTAAACTTAATATCCCCATCACCCTCATTTGGAACTGGATGAGCCCAAATGACGCATACGATGTTAACCCCGAGCGCACGCCAAATATAGTTTCGCTCATGAAGAGAGCCAACGAATTGTTTGAGAAATCAAAGTAA
- a CDS encoding ADP-ribosylglycohydrolase family protein has translation MRKFPFFLILSLALLQVEGKEKSKIILNENEFYDKVYACWLGKAIGGTLGMPFEGQREMHNLTFYEPVPKEPVPNDDLDLQLLWLKALEENGPNINAHTLAQYWLKYVVVDWNEYGIGKKNIRKGVLPPLSGHFNNPWRDSNGAWIRSEIWACLFPGVPSLAAKYAFEDACVDHGVAEGTYAEVFMAVLESAAFVISDRDELLRISLSYIPKNCGVAESVRTAIRAWREGLDWRTARERVVEASRKTGWFMAPQNVAFVILGWLYGEGDFGKSICIAVNCGDDTDCTGATLGALLGILRGTKGIPREWREPISENIANVAIGGFTPPKTIRELTERVVKMAKISLKYYNAPVEISSSPSNLKALKEWKLVDDKEIKTLWSRSPYKIDLSSHKLQATIDYKGEPRLEVEKDKNITLALRSISGGKEKVKVIFEVEDGVRVTPSSLFVQLPAELRLSLRAEEIKKEEIRGKISVLSLKGELLGEFPLAFVARISVNKDDFALARYGVTATSDSELDWERGCTNKVNDGIIAGENDFEGKRWHSALTPHPHWVALHLPKEHELGRVIIYFADPKGHPVDFDGEVSLDGKEWKTIFSVKGYGNKRKFEYKLEKPVLIKHFRLMIYKSASDIWKDAAQVSEIELLPD, from the coding sequence ATGAGAAAATTCCCATTCTTTCTCATCTTATCGCTTGCTTTGTTGCAGGTTGAGGGCAAAGAGAAAAGCAAGATAATCCTTAACGAGAACGAGTTCTATGACAAAGTCTACGCCTGCTGGCTGGGGAAAGCGATTGGCGGGACCCTCGGTATGCCATTTGAGGGACAAAGGGAAATGCACAATCTAACCTTTTACGAACCAGTCCCAAAGGAACCCGTTCCCAACGACGATTTGGACCTCCAATTGCTCTGGCTCAAGGCTTTGGAGGAGAACGGACCAAACATCAATGCCCATACACTCGCCCAATACTGGCTTAAATATGTAGTCGTTGATTGGAACGAATATGGAATCGGGAAGAAGAATATAAGAAAAGGGGTTTTGCCTCCCCTGAGCGGTCATTTCAACAACCCCTGGCGCGATAGCAATGGCGCTTGGATTCGCTCGGAAATTTGGGCTTGCCTATTCCCAGGCGTTCCCTCCCTCGCCGCGAAATATGCTTTTGAGGACGCCTGCGTTGACCACGGCGTCGCCGAGGGAACCTATGCGGAGGTCTTTATGGCGGTTTTGGAAAGCGCCGCTTTCGTGATTAGCGATAGGGATGAGCTTCTAAGAATTTCCCTCAGCTATATTCCCAAGAATTGTGGCGTCGCCGAGAGCGTGAGGACAGCCATAAGGGCGTGGAGGGAAGGGCTGGATTGGAGAACCGCAAGGGAAAGGGTCGTTGAGGCATCAAGGAAAACAGGATGGTTTATGGCTCCCCAGAATGTAGCCTTCGTCATCTTGGGATGGCTTTACGGGGAGGGAGATTTCGGCAAATCAATATGCATTGCGGTGAATTGCGGTGATGATACGGATTGCACTGGCGCTACTTTGGGGGCTCTATTGGGAATCCTCAGGGGAACTAAGGGAATACCAAGGGAATGGAGAGAGCCGATAAGCGAGAACATCGCAAATGTGGCGATTGGCGGTTTCACACCCCCTAAAACGATAAGGGAACTGACGGAAAGAGTCGTGAAGATGGCGAAAATCTCCCTCAAATATTACAATGCCCCGGTGGAGATATCCTCATCACCCTCAAATCTCAAAGCCCTCAAGGAATGGAAGTTGGTTGACGATAAAGAGATAAAGACTCTCTGGAGCCGTTCGCCATATAAGATTGATTTATCTTCTCATAAGCTACAAGCGACGATAGATTATAAGGGGGAACCCCGGCTTGAAGTAGAGAAGGATAAGAACATAACGCTGGCGCTTAGAAGCATATCGGGAGGAAAAGAAAAGGTAAAAGTGATTTTTGAAGTGGAAGATGGAGTGAGGGTAACGCCGAGTTCTCTTTTCGTCCAGCTTCCCGCTGAGCTCAGGCTCAGCTTAAGAGCCGAGGAGATAAAGAAGGAGGAGATAAGGGGAAAAATCTCGGTTCTCTCTCTAAAAGGAGAGTTGCTGGGGGAATTCCCGCTCGCCTTCGTTGCAAGGATTTCCGTGAATAAGGATGATTTCGCCTTGGCGAGATATGGAGTAACTGCCACTTCCGATTCAGAATTGGACTGGGAAAGGGGATGCACGAACAAAGTCAACGATGGGATAATAGCGGGAGAGAACGATTTTGAAGGGAAAAGATGGCATTCCGCCTTAACTCCCCACCCTCATTGGGTAGCCCTCCATCTTCCAAAGGAACACGAATTAGGAAGAGTGATAATCTACTTCGCTGACCCAAAAGGACATCCAGTCGATTTTGATGGAGAGGTCAGCCTTGATGGAAAGGAATGGAAAACGATTTTCTCCGTTAAGGGATATGGAAACAAGAGGAAATTTGAATATAAGTTGGAAAAGCCTGTCCTAATAAAGCATTTCAGATTAATGATTTATAAATCCGCAAGCGATATATGGAAAGACGCAGCGCAGGTGAGCGAGATTGAGCTTCTGCCCGATTGA